TCCCCGGGCACGGCCGAGGTCGGCTTCTGGGCGGCCAAGGAACACCGCGGCCACGGCTACACCACCGAGGCCACCCTCACCGCCGCCCGCTGGGCCTTCACCACCCTCCCCGTCGACCGCGTCGAATGGCGGGCCGAAATCGGCAACACCGCCTCCCGCGCGGTCGCCGAGAACGCCGGCTTCACCCTGGAAGGCACCCTCCGCTCGGCCATCGCCAACAAGGGCGTACGCCGCGACTGCTGGCTGGCCTCCCTGCTCCCGTCGGACCTGGGACTGCCGTCGACGGCCCCGTACGTTCCGGCACCCTCCAGCCCGTCCGGAGCTTCCGGGGGCACAGCCGGCCCGTCCGGGGGCACAGCCGGCCCGTCCGGCGTTTGAGGACGAGGGCCGTCCAGGCCGAAAGCGGGGGTCCGGGGGCGGCAGCCCCCAGGGCCGGGAAGGGTAAGGGCGGCGGGGCGAGAAACCCCACGGCGGCCACCCCCACCCCCCAAACCCCCAGCTCACCCCGCACTGTCAGTCCCACCCCCTATCGTGCGAGCCATGACGACCCCGCGCCCCGACACCGCCCTCTCGGCAGACGAAGCCCGCCGCATCGCCCTACGCGCGCAAGGCTTCCTCGGCACCCCCGACCGCAAGGCCGGCGTCCGCGGCGCCCTTCGTCACCTAGGCGCGGTCCAGCTCGACACCATCTCGGTCCTGGCCCGCTCCCACGAGCTCATCCCCTACGCCCGCCTGGGAGCGGTAGGCCGCAAGACGGTCGAGGACGCGTACTGGAAGCCCGAGTCCGCCGGCACGCCCGCCGCACGACCGCACGCCTTCGAGTACTGGTCCCACGCCGCCTGCATCCTCCCCATCGAGGAATGGCCCCACTTCGCCTTCCGCCGCCGCGCCTACCGCGCCCGCCCGCACTGGAACCACACCCTCCCGGACGGCACGTACGACCAGGTCGTCAAGCAGCTCCGCACCGAAGGCCCCCTCACCGCCACCGAGTTGGGCGGAGCGAAGAAGACCAGCGAGTGGTGGGACTGGTCCGGCACCAAGGTCGCGGTGGAACGCGCGCTGATGTACGGCGAGGTGGTCTGCGTGGAGCGCCGCGGCTGGAAGCGCGTGTACGACCTCGCCGAACGCGCCGTACCCGCCGACCTGCTGCACGACGAACTGGACGACACCGAGTGCCTGCGCCGCCTCGTCCGCCTGGCCGGCCAGTCGCTCGGCGTGGGCACGCGCGCGGACATCGCCGACTACCACCGTCTCAAGGGCGAACAGGTCGACACCGTGATCGCCGACTCGGGCCTGGTCCCGGTCACGGTCGAAGGCTGGGGCAAGCCCGCCTGGGCCGACCCGGCGGCCCTGGAAACGCCCCCGCGCGGCCGCCACCGCACCACGCTCCTGTCCCCCTTCGACTCCCTGATCTGGGAGCGGGCGCGCACCGAGCGGATCTTCGGCTTCACCCATCGCCTGGAGGCCTACGTCCCCAAGCCGAAGCGCATCCACGGCTACTTCGCGATGCCGGTCCTGGCCGGCGGCCGGCTCGTCGGCCGCGTGGACCCGGCCCGCGAGGGCCGCACCCTGATCGCCAGGCAGGTCACGCTGGACGGCCCGAAGGCGGTCCCGGCGGTGGCCCAGGCCCTGCTCGAGGCGGCGACCTGGGTGGACTGCACGGACGTACGCGTGGAGCGCGTGGACGCCCCGGACCTGCGCGAGCCCCTCATCGGAGAACTCACCCGCGCACTGGCCTGACCCGAGCGAGCCACATCTGAGCCGGGCTGCATCAGGACTGAACCGGGCCGGTCCCAGACCCGGCTCGACGGATCACCGGCTCACCGGCTCACCGGCTCACCGGATCTCGAGAATCTTCTCCCGCATCGCGTACACGACCGCCTCCATCCTGGAGTGCAGCTGAAGCTTCTCCAGGATGTTGCGCACATGGTTCTTCACGGTGTTCTCGGAGATGAACAACTCCTTGGCGATATCACGGTTGTTCATTCCCGTGGCGACCAGCTTGAGCACCTCCAGCTCCCGGTCCGTCAGCCGCGGCGCGGGGACGAGGCGACGCTCGTCGGTCCGCTGGATCATCGACTTGAACTCGGTGAGCAGCTTCGACGCCATGGAGGGGCTGATCTGTGACTGACCGTCGGCGACGGCGCGGATCGCGGTGGCGACCTCGTCCGTGGAGATCTCCTTGAGGAGGTAGCCGGTCGCGCCGGCCTTGATCGCCTCGTAGAGGTCGGCCTCCTCGTCACTGATCGTCAGCATGATGATCTTCGCGCTGGGAGCCACCTCCTTGATGGAGGTGCACGCCTCGATACCGCCGCGCTTGGGCATCCGCACGTCCATCAGCACGATGTCCGGCAGCAGGTCGGCCGCCTTGTCCACGGCCTCGGCGCCGTCACCCGCCTCGCCGACGACCTGGATGTCCTCCTCGGCCGCGAGCACGATCTCCAGTCCGCGGCGGAACAGGGCGTGATCGTCCACGACAAGGACTCTGATCGGCTCCTTGCGTGAGGTGCCCCCGTCCGGGCCCATGCCGACGACGCCGTCGTCGGCATCGTCGTCCCGCATCGGTCCGAAGCTGTCCGCCATCGTTCCTCCCCCTGAAGGCTGTGGCCGTGGTCCTGTGCCGTCGCCAACCCAAGGCAGCGGCCCACCGGTTGAGCCGCCCTGGCCATGATTCCATGCCCGGACGACAACGCGGTGACAGAGCGGTGCCCAAAGGGGTCGCACACGGGTGCCCCTGGGGGCGCACACAGCGCTCCAGGGGCACACCGCTCAGCTGTCACCGGGCAGCGTCAGCCGCCCAACGTGCCGCCCGCCTCGGGCGAGTGCGCCTGGGCCACCATCGGGTCGGTGTCGAGGTAGATCACGCCGTAGTCGTAGGCGTGACGCCGGTAGACGACGCTGGGCTGCTTGGTCTCGGAGTCGACGAACAGATAGAAGTCGTGTCCGACCAGTTCCATCTCGTAGAGAGCCTGGTCGAGTGTCATCGGAGCGGCGACGTGGGTCTTCTCGCGCACCACGAGGGGGCCGTCGCCCTGCACCTCCAGCGAGCCGATCCGCTTGGTCGGCACGCTGTCCGACTCGTCGGCGGGGACGGGACGGCCGTTGCCGTTGAGCGTCGCCACACCGGGGACGTAGTCGGAAACCTCCGCCGCGGAGATCCTGCGGGCGCCGCGGCGCGTGTAACGCTTGTCGTGCTGCTTGCGCAGCTGGGCATCCAGCTTCTCCGCCGCCAGGTCGAGTGCCGCGTACGGGTCGTTGGCCGCCGCCTCCGCCCGGATCACAGGGCCGCGGGAGCGGAGTGTGATCTCCACTCGGTCGCACCGGTCGGCCTGTCGGGGGTTGGGCTCCTTGGACACCTCCACGTCGAGGCTGATCACCTTGCCGTCAAGCTTCTGGATCTTCTCCAGGTTCAGCTTGTCGGCCACGTGCTTGCGGAACCGCTCGGGCACCTCGGTCTTGCGGCCCTTGACGACGATGTCCACGCAGAACTCCGTTCCCGGATCACTCCGCTTCGGTGCGGAGCGTCTCCCTTTTGCACCAGGCTCCGGTGAGCACCGGAACCTCGGACTCGGTGACTTCCACCTCCTTCTCCCCCATGGGCGAGATCTACACCCCAGGCGCTGCGGAAGATTTCGAAAACCGCAGCACGGCATTCGGATATGAGAGGTGTGGCCTGCGGCTTTCCCTCACAACCGAACATATCTCGCCCGGACGGATGTCGTCACCCTCTACTGCGACGTACCTCCGTTCAGGCGAATTGGCCCTCTCATTACCTGCAACGACGCAAGTTCTCGCTCAGTTCCGGTTTATTTCGAAAGAGTCCGGCGACGCGGCGACCACGGCCGCGCAGAGCACGTCACCGGCTCCGCCCACGTCGTCCAGCGGTCTCACCGACACCCCGTCCACGCCTCGCTCCTCCGTTCCGGACAGCTGCCTACTGTCTTCCCGAGTGATACCCACGTACCCGGCCGTCGCCCCTTCACCACACAACGCACCCTTCGCCTCCTCCCCACACCGCCCACTCTCCCCCTGTCCCGCCCGCTCCGCCGCCCCAGCCACCCGAACCGCCCGCACCGCCCGCGCGGCCTCCGCCAGCGAGGCACCCGTCGTGACCACGTCGTCCACGAGAACCACCGGCCCACCGCACAGCACCCGCGCGCCCCCGGGCACCACCGTCAGCGCGCCCACCAGGTTGTCCAGCCGCTGCCGGGAGTCGAGCCCCGACTGGTCGGCCACGGCCCGCCGCTGCCGCAACACCGCGGCCACCCGCGCCGACACCCCCGCCCGCCGCAACTCACCGGCCGCCGCCAACGCGATCCGCCGCGCCGGATCATGCCCACGCGCCCGCACCGCGGCCCGGGTGGAGGGGACGGGGACGAGCAGGAGGTCTCCGGGGGGCTGGGGGCCCTCCCCCTCCCCCCACCCCACCTCCCCCACCCCCGCCCGCACAGCCCCCGCCAGCGCCGCGCCCAGCGGTCGCGCCAGTGCCAGCGCGCCGCGTTCCTTGTGGGCCAGCAGCGCCGCCCGTACCTCGTCCGCGTACCGGGCCGCCGCGTGCACGGCGGGCAGCCCTGGCGGTTCCGGCACCGGACGGACCCGGAACGGCACGGCTCCGCTCAGCGCCGCACGGCACTGCGGGCAGAGCACCGTACGCGCACTTCCGCAGCCCCCGCACTCGGCGGGCAGCACCAGGCCGGCGAGCTCCTGCCACCACCTGCGAACGCCTTCCACGTGCACTACTGTGCCGATGCCGGAAGCTGCCCGCCACCCCTGTGGAAAACCGCCCGGAGCGCCCTGTGGAAAACTCGCGGGAAGGCGGCCCGAAGGCACCTGGAGCGATCGGAACACCAAAAGGAGCAGGCGGAAATCAGCTCCCAAGAAACCCCGGGGCCAAAGGGAGAAGGAGTCCGGGTAGTTCCCTCCGAACCCCTAGCTCACTCTGGCCCCCGAGTTGCGCACCCCAAGCCGCCCCGCGCCCCGCGCCCCGCGCCCCGCGCCCCGCGCCCCGGGGCAAAGATCACCCGGGGTAGAACGCGACCGAAGCGGTCTCCTTCAGCGTCCGCCACCCGCTTCCGCCGGGCAGCCACAGCAGCCCGTCCTTGGAGGTCGCGAAGAGCGGGATCTCGCTGTCCTCGGAGGCGGCGATGCTCGTGACCTCCGTGAGGCCGGGGAGTGTCCCCGCCTCGGGGACCGAGCCGTCGCACTGCATGTACTGCACCTGCTGCACGCCGCCGGCCTCGCGCCCGACGACCACGAGTCGGCTGTCCCCGGCCCACGACATGGCCGTGACCTGTTCCAACTCCGGTGTCGCGGAGCGCAGTTCCTGGAGCGACACGGACGGCTGCTCGCCGTTGCCCGGGCCTCGTTCGATCCGCCCGATGAGCAGGGACTGCTTGCCGCCCTTGTCGACGATGAGCGCGATCCGTACCCCGTCGGCGGCCACCCGTACGGCGTTGATACGGCCGTCGAGTCCCGGAGTGAGCACCTCCAGCGGCTGGCCGGCGCCCTTCTCCAGCAGGAGCAGCCGAGGCGCGGCGGGGTCGCGGTCGGCGACCCACAGGTCGCCCTGGGTGTCCCAGCTGGGGGTGGTGAGCCGGTCGGTCTCCGTCTTGCCCTTGCTCTGGAGCAAGGGGTCGCCGATGGAGCTGCCGGAGACGGTGGAGGTGACGTAGAGCGCCTTGCCGTCGAGAGCGACTCCCGCGGCGCTGTGTTCGTCGCGGGCCACGGCCACCGAGCGCAGTGCCTTGGTGCCGTCGCCGAGCGCTCCGGGCACGGGGTCGGCCTTGGTGTTTCCGCTGCCGCTCGTCATCCGTTCGAGGCGGTGCTGGCCGTCGATGAAGTACAGGTAGCCGGGGTTGGTGTCGGACCCGCGTGCGGCGACGGCTGCGGCCCGCTCCTCGGTGAGGGAGCACAGCTGGGTGCCGCCCGCGCGCAGCGCGATCTCGTCGACGGCGGGGGTCAGGCTGCGGAGGGAGAACAGCAGCTGGGCCGC
The sequence above is a segment of the Streptomyces asoensis genome. Coding sequences within it:
- a CDS encoding GNAT family N-acetyltransferase produces the protein MEPEPVTLTTPRLVLRPLDPQDADAVYTAAQDPDIQRWTTIPSPYLPEHARSFTELLAPEGWASGSMFTFGVFLPDGALTGVLSLTMRSPGTAEVGFWAAKEHRGHGYTTEATLTAARWAFTTLPVDRVEWRAEIGNTASRAVAENAGFTLEGTLRSAIANKGVRRDCWLASLLPSDLGLPSTAPYVPAPSSPSGASGGTAGPSGGTAGPSGV
- a CDS encoding winged helix-turn-helix domain-containing protein, which translates into the protein MTTPRPDTALSADEARRIALRAQGFLGTPDRKAGVRGALRHLGAVQLDTISVLARSHELIPYARLGAVGRKTVEDAYWKPESAGTPAARPHAFEYWSHAACILPIEEWPHFAFRRRAYRARPHWNHTLPDGTYDQVVKQLRTEGPLTATELGGAKKTSEWWDWSGTKVAVERALMYGEVVCVERRGWKRVYDLAERAVPADLLHDELDDTECLRRLVRLAGQSLGVGTRADIADYHRLKGEQVDTVIADSGLVPVTVEGWGKPAWADPAALETPPRGRHRTTLLSPFDSLIWERARTERIFGFTHRLEAYVPKPKRIHGYFAMPVLAGGRLVGRVDPAREGRTLIARQVTLDGPKAVPAVAQALLEAATWVDCTDVRVERVDAPDLREPLIGELTRALA
- a CDS encoding response regulator yields the protein MADSFGPMRDDDADDGVVGMGPDGGTSRKEPIRVLVVDDHALFRRGLEIVLAAEEDIQVVGEAGDGAEAVDKAADLLPDIVLMDVRMPKRGGIEACTSIKEVAPSAKIIMLTISDEEADLYEAIKAGATGYLLKEISTDEVATAIRAVADGQSQISPSMASKLLTEFKSMIQRTDERRLVPAPRLTDRELEVLKLVATGMNNRDIAKELFISENTVKNHVRNILEKLQLHSRMEAVVYAMREKILEIR
- the hpf gene encoding ribosome hibernation-promoting factor, HPF/YfiA family; translation: MDIVVKGRKTEVPERFRKHVADKLNLEKIQKLDGKVISLDVEVSKEPNPRQADRCDRVEITLRSRGPVIRAEAAANDPYAALDLAAEKLDAQLRKQHDKRYTRRGARRISAAEVSDYVPGVATLNGNGRPVPADESDSVPTKRIGSLEVQGDGPLVVREKTHVAAPMTLDQALYEMELVGHDFYLFVDSETKQPSVVYRRHAYDYGVIYLDTDPMVAQAHSPEAGGTLGG
- a CDS encoding ComF family protein, whose translation is MEGVRRWWQELAGLVLPAECGGCGSARTVLCPQCRAALSGAVPFRVRPVPEPPGLPAVHAAARYADEVRAALLAHKERGALALARPLGAALAGAVRAGVGEVGWGEGEGPQPPGDLLLVPVPSTRAAVRARGHDPARRIALAAAGELRRAGVSARVAAVLRQRRAVADQSGLDSRQRLDNLVGALTVVPGGARVLCGGPVVLVDDVVTTGASLAEAARAVRAVRVAGAAERAGQGESGRCGEEAKGALCGEGATAGYVGITREDSRQLSGTEERGVDGVSVRPLDDVGGAGDVLCAAVVAASPDSFEINRN
- a CDS encoding LpqB family beta-propeller domain-containing protein, with the protein product MGAEWREGGTRRTPGRAVAYATCGVVLLAGCASMPDSGDLRGVESTPRQDTQVRVFAMPPRDDAQPLEIVQGFLEALTSDDPGYATARQYLTEKAAQKWEPERSTTVLTDGPATDAGPTGTRDDGDDYSYTLTGTRVATVDAQQSYAPASGNYGQVVHLSRDKKNGQWRIDALPQGVVMGKSDFQRNYVSVNKYYFASNTTADGSRQPMAVADPVYVRERVDPMTQMVRSVLTGPTSWLRPVVRSSFPTGTALPKGVTALTPDDQNKLTVPLNDKAAHIGQGKCDEMAAQLLFSLRSLTPAVDEIALRAGGTQLCSLTEERAAAVAARGSDTNPGYLYFIDGQHRLERMTSGSGNTKADPVPGALGDGTKALRSVAVARDEHSAAGVALDGKALYVTSTVSGSSIGDPLLQSKGKTETDRLTTPSWDTQGDLWVADRDPAAPRLLLLEKGAGQPLEVLTPGLDGRINAVRVAADGVRIALIVDKGGKQSLLIGRIERGPGNGEQPSVSLQELRSATPELEQVTAMSWAGDSRLVVVGREAGGVQQVQYMQCDGSVPEAGTLPGLTEVTSIAASEDSEIPLFATSKDGLLWLPGGSGWRTLKETASVAFYPG